AGGTGGGGGAGATCACCATGATCCTGTTCGGCAATCCGAACCTCGGTACCCCGCTGATGCAGTCCAATCCCACCATCGGCATCGATCTGCCGATGAAGATCCTCGTCTGGCGCGGCGCGGACGACAAGGTCTACCTGGCCTACAATGATCCGGAGTATCTGGCCCGGCGCCATGGCATCACAGACCGGGAGGACGTGGTGACCAAGATGTCGGGGGCACTGTCCAACCTGACGGACAAGGCCATCGAACCCTGACCGCGGACCCACTCACCGAGTCGATCCGCCGCGGACTGGATGACTTTGAACTGCGGTCGTTACCACCCGGCAGTGCAGGGCGGCTCGCCGACTACCTGCGGTTACTGGCCCGGTGGAACCGGGTCCACAACCTGACCGCGATCCGCGATCCGATGAAGATGGTCGGAGCGCACGTGATGGACAGTCTCAGCATCCATCCCTGGGTAACCGGGGAACGGGCGGTGGATGTCGGCAGTGGTGCGGGCCTGCCCGGCATCCCGCTGTCGCTCATCGAGCCGCAGCGGCATTGGACCCTGCTGGAGCCGAGCGCGAAGAAGGCGGGATTTCTGACCCAGGCAGTGATGGAACTGTGCCTGGACAACGTGTCGGTCGTGAGGTCACGCGCCGAGGACCTTGGATCTGGGGGGAGGTTTGACTGCGTCGTCTGCCGGGCGCTCGGGCCGCTGCCGCGGATCCTGCCTCAGATCGGGCCATTGCTGGCGCCGGGGGGATCGATACTGGCGATGAAGGGCCGCATCCCGAAAAACGAACTCGAATGCCTGCCGCAAGGGTTTATGATAGCGGCGATACACGGACTACGGGTGCCCGGACTGGACGCCGAGCGCCACCTGCTAGTAATCTCGGAAACCGACCGCTCATGACCGCGATCTTTGCCATCACGAACCAGAAAGGCGGGGTCGGGAAGACGACGACCAGTATCAATCTGGCCGCGTCGCTCTCCGCGACGAAACGGCGCGTCCTGATGATCGATCTCGACCCGCAGGGCAATGCCACCACGGGCAGTGGCGTGGACAAGAACGCGTTGCATTCGAGCAGTGCCGACGTGCTGCTGGAGCGCGCCGCGATCGAGGACATCATCGTCGAGACCCGACCCGCGGGCTACTGGCTGCTTCCCGGCAATGCCTCGCTGACGGTGGCCGAGGTGGAGCTCGTGCAGGCGGTAGCAAGGGAATATCGCCTGAAGCAGGCCCTGACGCGGATCGCGGATCGCTTCGACTTCATCCTCATCGATTGCCCGCCCACCCTGAATACCCTGACGGTCAATTCACTGGTTGCCGCCAGCGGCGTCATAATTCCGATGCAGTGCGAATATTATGCCCTGGAAGGCCTCTCGGCCTTGCTGAACACGATCGAACGGATCCGCCAGACAGCCAATCCCGGGCTCGAGGTCACCGGATTATTGCGGACAATGTACGACCCGCGGAACAACCTCGCCAACGATGTCTCGGACAAGCTCACGAGCCATTTCGGCCAGCAGGTATTTCGTACCATCATTCCGCGCAACGTGACCCTGGCAGAGGCCCCCAGCCACGGGGTGCCGGTGCTGCACTACGACAAGTCCTGCCGGGGGTCTCTGGCCTATCTCGCGCTGGCCGGCGAGATCCTAAGAAAGGGGACCGCGCCCGAACCCGAACCGGCGCCGCCCCTGCTCGAGAGGGCCTGGTAACCTGGTAATGAACCGATCCGCATTGCCCGATTCACGAATCAGGGTCGTCGCGGCGCCGGGCGATTTCGGTGCTTCACCGGCGTCGGGGCGGCTATCCACAGATCAGACAGGTGAAAGATGACCAAGAAACGGCGTGGTCTGGGTAACCTCGGTATCGACGTGCTCCTGAGTTCGGTCGGTGACCACGCCGCCGGCAATCTCCCGCAGTCACCGCCCTCTTCCCCGAAGGGTCCGGCGGCGGAGGGTATCCGTTCGCTGGGTATTGACACCGTGCAACGGGGGCGATTTCAGCCCAGGCACCACTTTGGCAACGAGGCGCTCGAGGAGTTGGCCGCCTCGATCCGCGCCCAGGGCCTCCTGCAACCAGTGGTGGTGCGTGAGATCCCGGGGGGTTACGAGCTGGTGGCAGGAGAGCGCCGCTGGCGTGCGGCGCGGATCGCGGGGCTGGATGAAATCCCGGCAATCGTCAGATCCGTACCGGACCAGGCCGCCGCCGCCATTGCACTGATCGAAAACATCCAGCGTGAGGATCTCAATCCCCTGGAGGAGGCGGGCGCGCTGAAGCGCCTGATCGACGAATTCGGACTCACGCATCAGGAGGCCGCCGACAGCGTAGGGCGCTCTCGGGCCGCGGTGAGCAATATCCTGCGCCTGCTGGAGCTGGAACACGAGGCACGGGATCTGCTCGATCAGGGCAGGATTGAAATGGGGCATGCACGCGCGTTGCTCGCCCTGCCTGCCGGTCGACAGGCCGAGGCTGCGCGGAGGGTCGCAGAGCGGGGCCTGTCGGTCAGGGAAACCGAGGCCTGGGTGAAGAAGCTGCTCGACACCAGCGAATCCGAACCCAGGTCGCACTCGCGGGACCCCGACGTCGTTCGCCTGGAAAACACGCTGGGCGACCGGCTCGGGGCCAGGGTCGACATCCGCTACAATACCCGGGGCAAGGGCAGCCTCGTCATTCACTACAACAGCCTCGACGAACTCGACGGACTCCTGGCACATATCAACTAAGCCTGAGACAAACCCCACGGATTCCGGTTGAACCCGAAGGATTGAATCTCTATACTTCGGAGCGGCTCGCGCGGGCGTGCTGTATTTGGGGTATCGCACTCTCACCCGCCCGGCGTCATCCGGCTTCCGGGCCCCGCTTCCATGCAACACAGTGCTCTTGTCATCCAGGCGGCTCTCGCTTTGGTCTGTGCCGGCGTGGCATTGTTCGTAGCGGATAGCGCAGCGGCGCTGGCCGCCGGTTATGGCGGGTTGCTGGCATTTGCGAACAGCTATCTCCTGGCGAAGCGGGTGGTACGCGCCGGGGAGCTGGCGAAGTCCAGCCCGACGCAGGGCGTGTATGCGCTCTATCTGGGCGCCGTGCAGCGCTTCGTGCTCGTCCTGGTGGCGCTGGGTATCGGTATGGGGTTGCTAAAGCTGCCGCCGGTTCCCATGCTGGCGGGATTTGCCGTCACACTGGCGGGCTATCTGGTTACCGCCGGGCGACAGGCATTGTCGGCGGGACCAGAAAGAAAACAGAAGTCAAGAACAGGTTAGGGAGTCACGCGTGAGCGATCCGAGCCAGCCGGCCACGGCGAACCCGGTTGAATACATCCAGCACCATTTGACCAACTGGTGCCTCGGTTGTGATCCGGCGACCGATCAGCCGGGCAACATCATCGATTTCTCGGTGATCTTCATCGATACCTTGCTGTTCAGCTGGTTGCTGGCGGGGCTGCTGATGTGGATTGCCTGGAAGATCGGCAAGACTCTCGATCCTGACAAGCCCACCGGCGCGCAGAACGTCATGGAGCTGATCGTCGAATTCGTCGATCAGCAGGTCCGCGATATCTTTCCCGAACGCAACCCGATCATCGGGCCGCTCGCCATCACGATCTTCGTCTGGGTCTTCATGCTCAATGCCATGGACCTGGTGCCGGTCGACCTGTTGCCGTGGATCGCTGCGGTGATCGGAGAGAACGTATTCGGTGTCGATCCGCACCACGTCTACCTCAAGGTGGTTCCGACGACGAACCTGGATACCACGTTCGCGCTGTCCCTGAGCGTGTTCAGCCTGATCATCTACTACAACGTCAAGACCAAGGGCCTGGCGGGTTACGTCAAGATGTACCTGTTCCATCCCTTCGGAAAGTATCTCATCCCCTTCAACATCGTGATGACGACCGTTGAGGAGGTCTCCAAGCCGGTCAGCCTCGCCCTTCGTCTGTTCGGAAACCTGTTCGCCGGTGAACTGCTGTTTATGCTGATCGCACTGATGTCCTTTGCCTGGTACGCCTTGCCCGCACAGGTGCTGCTCGGCGGGATGTGGGCTATCTTCCACATCCTCGTGATTACCCTACAGGCATTCATCTTCATGCTGTTGACGATCGTGTATCTCGCCCTCGCGCAACAGGACGACCACTGACAGTTCCCATTTCTCATTCCAGGAGACAGACTCATGAGTCCAGCCGAAATCGCAACCATATACGCCTACACCGCGCTCGGTGTAGCAATCATCCTTGCCGCCGCCGGGCTCGGGTCGGCGCTGGGTTGGGGCCTGATCTGCTCCAAGTTCATCGAGGGTATCGCGAGACAGCCGGAGATGCGCCCGCAGTTGACCGGTCAGATGCTGTTCACCGGTGGCCTGATGGAGGCCTTCCCTTTCATCGTCCTGGGTATCTCCATGTGGTTCATCTTTGCGAACCCGTTCATCGGTGCAGCCCAGAGTGCCATCGGCGGCTGATCGCGGTCACCCTGCAGGCAGCGCGACAGGAAGCGAGGGGCTGAAATGAACATCACTGCAACGCTCATAGGACAGATACTGACATTCGCTGTCCTGGTCTGGTTCATCAAGGGCGTACTTTGGGAGCCGATGATCAAGGTCCTCGAGGACCGCAAACGGAAGATCGCCGATGGCCTTGAGGCGGCCGAACGCGGCCAGCATTCCCAGGAACTGGCCGAGCAACGGGCCAAGGAACGCCTGCTGGAAGCCAAGAAGCAGGGTGCCGAGATCATCAACCAGGCACAGAAACGCGCCGGTGAAATCGTCGACGAGGCGAAGGTCGCGGCCCGTGAGGAAGCCGAGCGGATCAAGCAGGGCGCACAGGCCGACATCGTGCAGGAGACGAACCGGGCGCGCGAACAGCTTCGCCAGCAGGTTTCGAAGATTGCGGTGCAGGGCGCCGAGCGCCTGCTGGAGCGGGAGGTCGACGAGAAGGCGAACGCCAAGCTCCTCGACGAACTCGCCGCACAGATTTGAGTGACCTGGAATGTCCGAACTGACAACCATTGCCAGGCCCTACTCACGGGCCGCATTTTCCGTCGCAAGGCAAAACAACCGTCTGCAGGAATGGTCCGACATGCTCGAATACGTGTCTGCCGTCTCGCAGGATCCGGACATGCAGGCGTTTGCGGACAACCCGAAGATGACTACGGAACAGGTTGCGGAACTGGTCACGGGTGTCTGCGAGGGCAGGGTGGACGAACAGGGTGCCAATTTCATTCGTCTGCTCGCTGAGAACCGCAGACTCGGCCTGTTACCCCAGATCAGCGAGCTCTACGAACAGTTTCGCGCCGACGAGGGCGGTCAGATCGAGGCGCAGGTCATCTCTGCACGCGAGCCGGACGAGCATCAGCTCACGGCGATCGGTGACGCATTGAAAAAACGCCTGGGAAAGGACGTGAAGCTGACCGTGAGCATCGATCCCTCACTGCTGGGCGGCGCCATTATCAAGGCGGGTGACCTGGTGATCGACGGATCGCTACGCGGAAAATTGGAACGGCTTTCGGGTGTACTGACCCGCTAGTCCCTTGCCGGGCTACGAGAGGATTGTGGAATGCAGCTAAACCCAACAGAAATTAGCGATCTAATTAAACAACGCATCGAGCGCTTCGATGTCGTTGCCGAGGCACGAACCGAGGGCACCATCGTTGCGGTAACCGATGGTATCGTCAGGATTCAGGGCCTCGCCGACGTTATGGCCGGAGAGATGATCGCGTTTCCCGGCGACACCTTTGGCCTGGCGCTCAACCTCGAGCGGGACTCCATCGGCGCGGTCGTGCTGGGCGACTACGAGCATATCTCAGAGGGTGATACCGCGCGGTGCACCGGACGCATCCTTCAGGTCCCGGTTGGAGCGAACCTCCTGGGTCGCGTCGTGAACTCGCTGGGGCAGCCGCTGGATGGCAAGGCGCCCGCGGACACGGACACCTACTCGCCGATCGAAAAGATCGCGCCGGGTGTCATCGAACGTCAATCGGTGTCCCAGCCCGTTCAGACGGGTCTGAAATCCATCGATGCGATGACGCCGATCGGGCGGGGCCAGCGCGAACTGATTATCGGCGACCGCCAGACCGGGAAGACGGCCATTGCGGTCGACACGATCATCAATCAGAAGGGTACCGGCATCAAATGCATCTACGTTGCCATCGGGCAGAAGGCGTCGTCGGTGGCGAATGTCGTGGCCAAGCTCGAGGAGCACGGCGCGATGGAGCACACGATCGTCGTCGCCGCTACCGCTTCGGAATCCGCGTCGCTACAGTACATCGCTCCCTACGCGGGTTGTGCCATGGGTGAGTTCTTTCGTGATCGTGGCGAGGACGCCCTGATCATCTACGATGACCTGACGAAACAGGCCTGGGCGTACCGCCAAGTCTCACTGCTGCTGCGCAGGCCGCCGGGGCGTGAAGCTTATCCCGGTGACGTCTTCTATCTCCATTCGCGGCTACTGGAGCGTGCGGCACGCGTCAACGCCCACTACGTCGAGCGCGTCACCGAAGGCGCTGTCAAGGGCAAGACCGGTTCGCTAACCGCCCTGCCGATCATCGAGACGCAGGCGGGCGACGTGTCGGCATTTGTGCCGACCAACGTGATCTCGATTACGGACGGCCAGATCTTCCTGGAATCGGATCTGTTCAATGCCGGTATCCGGCCCGCGATCAACGCGGGGCTGTCGGTCTCCCGTGTCGGCGGCGCCGCGCAGACCAAGATCATCAAGAAACTCGGCGGTGGCGTCCGTCTGTCACTGGCGCAATACCGTGAACTTGCTGCGTTTTCGCAGTTCGCCTCCGACCTGGACGAGCAGACCCGAAAGCAGCTCGAACGCGGCGAGCGCGTCACCGAGCTGATGAAACAGAAGCAGTATTCCCCACTCAGCGTGGGAGAGATGGCGATATCGTTGTTCGCAGCCGACCAGGGTTATCTCGACGATGTGGAGGTCGCGAAGATCGTCGATTTCGAGGCGGCGATGCACTCCTACCTCGAGACAAACTGCGCGGATTTGATGGAAAAGATCAACGACAGCGGCGACTACAACGACGAGATCGAGGCGGCGATCCGCAGCGCGCTGGATGCGTTCAAGAAGGAAAGCGTCTGGTAGTTGCGGGGGACACGCCACAGTGAAACGGTTGCATCAGGGTAACGGAACGGGGATCTGCTCGTAATGTCCGGCGAAAAAGAGATTCGCACACAGATCAAGAGTATCCAGAGTACTCAGAAGATCACCAAGGCAATGGAGATGGTTGCCGCGAGCAAGATGCGCAAGGCGCAGGAGCGCATGCTGGCATCTCGCCCCTACGCGGAAAAGATGCACAACGTCATCGGCCACCTCGCCATGGCACATCCAGAGTACCGGCATCCTTATCTCATCGAGAGAGAAGCGGTCAACCGGGTCGGTTTCATTGTGATCTCCACAGACCGCGGCCTGTGCGGCGGCCTGAACATCAACCTGTTCAAGACCGCGCTGAAGGCAGTAACCGAATGGAAGGAAAAAGGATCGGATATCAGCTTCTGTCTCATCGGGACCAAAGCGAACGCCTTCTTCCGGCGCTTCGGTGCGCCGGTGCTCGGCAAGGCCGAACATCTCGGCGACCGACCACGCATCTCAGACCTGATCGGCCCGATCAAGGTCATGCTCGACGCCTATGATGACGGAAAGATCGACCGCCTGTTCCTGGTCGAAAACGTGTTCGTCAACACGATGACGCAGAAGCCGAGAGTGACGAAACTCGTCCCCGTGGAGCAGTCGTCCGACAAGGAGCTCAAGCACCACTGGGACTATCTCTACGAACCGGATTCGCACGAAGTGCTGGACGCCCTGTTGATGCGATACGTGGAGTCGCTCGTTTACCAGGGCGTGGTGGAGAACATCGGCTGCGAGATGGCGGCGCGCATGGTGGCCATGAAGTCCGCCTCGGACAACGCCGGTTCGCTGATCGACGATCTGCAGCTGGCATACAACAAGGCTCGCCAGGCTTCCATCACACAGGAACTGTCGGAAATCGTCGGCGGCGCGGCGGCAGTATAGGCATCGTACGGACGCCCGGGCCGAAACCGGTCAATCAAGAATCAGCGGGGGCCGCGAGGCGCCCGCGAATCGGAAAACGAATTTACAGACGAGGATTTGACCATGAGTTCAGGACAAATCGTAGAGATCATCGGTGCGGTCGTGGACGTGGAGTTTCCGCGTGACGCCCTGCCGAAGGTCAACGATGCGTTGCTCGTAGAAGGCGAAGGACTGACGCTGGAAGTGCAGCAGCAACTGGGCGACGGAGTGGTGCGTACCATCGCAATGGGTTCAACCGACGGACTGAAGCGCGGGGTCGCCGTCAATGGTATGGGTGCGCCCATCTCGGTACCGGTGGGACAGGCGACACTCGGCCGGATCCTCGATGTACTCGGTAATCCGGTCGACGAGGCCGGACCGGTCGAGACCGATAAGCGCTTGCCTATTCACCGCAAGGCACCGACCTTTGCCGAGCAGTCCCCCTC
This genomic stretch from Gammaproteobacteria bacterium harbors:
- a CDS encoding DUF302 domain-containing protein, which encodes MSFRIVAGIVMFCLGPLSWATPGLVTKVSPHDVDETVERVETLLGNKGIRVFAVVDHQENAEGAGLEVGEITMILFGNPNLGTPLMQSNPTIGIDLPMKILVWRGADDKVYLAYNDPEYLARRHGITDREDVVTKMSGALSNLTDKAIEP
- the rsmG gene encoding 16S rRNA (guanine(527)-N(7))-methyltransferase RsmG; protein product: MRLLARWNRVHNLTAIRDPMKMVGAHVMDSLSIHPWVTGERAVDVGSGAGLPGIPLSLIEPQRHWTLLEPSAKKAGFLTQAVMELCLDNVSVVRSRAEDLGSGGRFDCVVCRALGPLPRILPQIGPLLAPGGSILAMKGRIPKNELECLPQGFMIAAIHGLRVPGLDAERHLLVISETDRS
- a CDS encoding ParA family protein, with product MTAIFAITNQKGGVGKTTTSINLAASLSATKRRVLMIDLDPQGNATTGSGVDKNALHSSSADVLLERAAIEDIIVETRPAGYWLLPGNASLTVAEVELVQAVAREYRLKQALTRIADRFDFILIDCPPTLNTLTVNSLVAASGVIIPMQCEYYALEGLSALLNTIERIRQTANPGLEVTGLLRTMYDPRNNLANDVSDKLTSHFGQQVFRTIIPRNVTLAEAPSHGVPVLHYDKSCRGSLAYLALAGEILRKGTAPEPEPAPPLLERAW
- a CDS encoding ParB/RepB/Spo0J family partition protein gives rise to the protein MTKKRRGLGNLGIDVLLSSVGDHAAGNLPQSPPSSPKGPAAEGIRSLGIDTVQRGRFQPRHHFGNEALEELAASIRAQGLLQPVVVREIPGGYELVAGERRWRAARIAGLDEIPAIVRSVPDQAAAAIALIENIQREDLNPLEEAGALKRLIDEFGLTHQEAADSVGRSRAAVSNILRLLELEHEARDLLDQGRIEMGHARALLALPAGRQAEAARRVAERGLSVRETEAWVKKLLDTSESEPRSHSRDPDVVRLENTLGDRLGARVDIRYNTRGKGSLVIHYNSLDELDGLLAHIN
- a CDS encoding ATP synthase subunit I, which encodes MQHSALVIQAALALVCAGVALFVADSAAALAAGYGGLLAFANSYLLAKRVVRAGELAKSSPTQGVYALYLGAVQRFVLVLVALGIGMGLLKLPPVPMLAGFAVTLAGYLVTAGRQALSAGPERKQKSRTG
- the atpB gene encoding F0F1 ATP synthase subunit A, which encodes MSDPSQPATANPVEYIQHHLTNWCLGCDPATDQPGNIIDFSVIFIDTLLFSWLLAGLLMWIAWKIGKTLDPDKPTGAQNVMELIVEFVDQQVRDIFPERNPIIGPLAITIFVWVFMLNAMDLVPVDLLPWIAAVIGENVFGVDPHHVYLKVVPTTNLDTTFALSLSVFSLIIYYNVKTKGLAGYVKMYLFHPFGKYLIPFNIVMTTVEEVSKPVSLALRLFGNLFAGELLFMLIALMSFAWYALPAQVLLGGMWAIFHILVITLQAFIFMLLTIVYLALAQQDDH
- the atpE gene encoding F0F1 ATP synthase subunit C; the protein is MSPAEIATIYAYTALGVAIILAAAGLGSALGWGLICSKFIEGIARQPEMRPQLTGQMLFTGGLMEAFPFIVLGISMWFIFANPFIGAAQSAIGG
- a CDS encoding F0F1 ATP synthase subunit B; amino-acid sequence: MNITATLIGQILTFAVLVWFIKGVLWEPMIKVLEDRKRKIADGLEAAERGQHSQELAEQRAKERLLEAKKQGAEIINQAQKRAGEIVDEAKVAAREEAERIKQGAQADIVQETNRAREQLRQQVSKIAVQGAERLLEREVDEKANAKLLDELAAQI
- a CDS encoding F0F1 ATP synthase subunit delta — protein: MSELTTIARPYSRAAFSVARQNNRLQEWSDMLEYVSAVSQDPDMQAFADNPKMTTEQVAELVTGVCEGRVDEQGANFIRLLAENRRLGLLPQISELYEQFRADEGGQIEAQVISAREPDEHQLTAIGDALKKRLGKDVKLTVSIDPSLLGGAIIKAGDLVIDGSLRGKLERLSGVLTR
- the atpA gene encoding F0F1 ATP synthase subunit alpha, whose translation is MQLNPTEISDLIKQRIERFDVVAEARTEGTIVAVTDGIVRIQGLADVMAGEMIAFPGDTFGLALNLERDSIGAVVLGDYEHISEGDTARCTGRILQVPVGANLLGRVVNSLGQPLDGKAPADTDTYSPIEKIAPGVIERQSVSQPVQTGLKSIDAMTPIGRGQRELIIGDRQTGKTAIAVDTIINQKGTGIKCIYVAIGQKASSVANVVAKLEEHGAMEHTIVVAATASESASLQYIAPYAGCAMGEFFRDRGEDALIIYDDLTKQAWAYRQVSLLLRRPPGREAYPGDVFYLHSRLLERAARVNAHYVERVTEGAVKGKTGSLTALPIIETQAGDVSAFVPTNVISITDGQIFLESDLFNAGIRPAINAGLSVSRVGGAAQTKIIKKLGGGVRLSLAQYRELAAFSQFASDLDEQTRKQLERGERVTELMKQKQYSPLSVGEMAISLFAADQGYLDDVEVAKIVDFEAAMHSYLETNCADLMEKINDSGDYNDEIEAAIRSALDAFKKESVW
- the atpG gene encoding F0F1 ATP synthase subunit gamma yields the protein MSGEKEIRTQIKSIQSTQKITKAMEMVAASKMRKAQERMLASRPYAEKMHNVIGHLAMAHPEYRHPYLIEREAVNRVGFIVISTDRGLCGGLNINLFKTALKAVTEWKEKGSDISFCLIGTKANAFFRRFGAPVLGKAEHLGDRPRISDLIGPIKVMLDAYDDGKIDRLFLVENVFVNTMTQKPRVTKLVPVEQSSDKELKHHWDYLYEPDSHEVLDALLMRYVESLVYQGVVENIGCEMAARMVAMKSASDNAGSLIDDLQLAYNKARQASITQELSEIVGGAAAV